Proteins from a genomic interval of Neovison vison isolate M4711 chromosome 4, ASM_NN_V1, whole genome shotgun sequence:
- the CEBPD gene encoding CCAAT/enhancer-binding protein delta, with translation MSAALFSLDGPARGAPWPAEPAPFYEPGRAGKPGRGSESGSLSEPGAVAPAMYDDESAIDFSAYIDSMAAVPTLELCHDELFADLFNSNHKTGAAGAGAGALELLPGGLARTHGPSTAAPRPLKREPEWGDGDAPGSLLPAQVAACAQTVVSLAAAAQPTPPTSPEPPRCSPGPSPAPGPAREKSAGKRGPDRGSPEYRQRRERNNIAVRKSRDKAKRRNQEMQQKLVELSAENEKLHQRVEQLTRDLAGLRQFFKQLPSSPFLPAAGAAGAADCR, from the coding sequence ATGAGCGCCGCGCTCTTTAGCCTGGACGGCCCGGCACGCGGCGCGCCGTGGCCCGCGGAGCCCGCACCCTTTTACGAGCCGGGCCGGGCGGGCAAGCCGGGCCGCGGCAGCGAGTCGGGGTCTCTGTCCGAGCCAGGCGCCGTTGCCCCTGCCATGTACGACGACGAGAGTGCTATCGATTTCAGCGCCTACATTGACTCCATGGCTGCTGTGCCCACTCTGGAGCTGTGCCACGACGAGCTCTTCGCCGACCTCTTCAACAGCAACCACAAGACGGGCGCGGCAGGCGCCGGTGCGGGCGCCCTGGAGCTGCTGCCCGGCGGCCTTGCGCGTACCCACGGCCCAAGCACAGCCGCCCCGCGTCCGCTCAAGCGCGAGCCCGAGTGGGGAGACGGCGACGCGCCCGGCTCGTTGCTGCCGGCGCAGGTGGCCGCTTGCGCGCAGACCGTGGTGAGCCTGGCGGCCGCCGCACAACCCACACCACCCACGTCGCCCGAGCCACCGCGCTGCAGCCCCGGGCCGAGCCCTGCTCCTGGCCCGGCACGGGAGAAGAGTGCGGGGAAAAGGGGCCCGGACCGCGGTAGCCCGGAGTACCGGCAGCGGCGCGAGCGCAACAACATCGCGGTGCGCAAGAGCCGCGACAAGGCCAAGCGGCGCAACCAGGAGATGCAGCAGAAGCTGGTGGAGCTGTCGGCCGAAAACGAGAAGCTGCACCAGCGCGTGGAGCAGCTCACGCGGGACCTGGCCGGCCTTCGGCAGTTTTTCAAGCAGCTGCCCAGCTCCCCCTTCTTGCCGGCCGCCGGGGCCGCCGGGGCCGCCGACTGCCGGTAA